The following nucleotide sequence is from Verrucomicrobiota bacterium.
CAAACTCGGCTGCCCGGCGATCAGCGAGCTCGAGGACGGCGCCGTGGCCATCAACCCCGCTCTGTGCAACCTGTGCGGCCTGTGCGCCCAGGTCTGTCCGTTCGATGCAATCCATTCGATCCCGAGGTGTTAGCAGTGGCGAAGAGACCGGCACGCAACGGCACAACGAGCGTTTTCTTCGCCGGCATCGGCGGCCAGGGCGTGCTTCTCGCGTCCGAGATCGTTGCCCAGGTCGCCGGGCGGGCGGGTCTCGACGTCAAGAAAAGCGAAGTGCACGGCATGAGCCAGCGCGGCGGCAGCGTCGTGACTATCGTGCGTTTCGGGAGAAAGGTGCACTCGCCGCTTGTCCGCCAGGGCGCGGCCGATGTGCTTGTCGCGTTCGAGCCGACCGAGGGCCGGCGGCATGCCGCGATGCTCGCGAGGGACGGAGCGCGGGTGGACTCGTCCGGCGCGCTCGACGTGGGGCTGCCCGATCCGCGCACGGCCAACATGTTCATTCTGGGCAAGCTGGCGGCTCGTCTGCCGTTTGCGCGGCAGCGGTGGCTCGACGCTATTGCAGAACGCGTCCCGCCGCGTACAATCGAACCGAACAGCCGCGCCTTCACGCTCGGCTGGGAGTACCGAGAGGGGAAGTGACGATGATTTGGAGAAAAGACGTCGAGTGCCTGCCGGTCGAGAAGCTGCAGGCGCTCCAACTCGAGCGGCTCCGGGCACTCGTCGCGCGAGCGATCGAGCACGTCCCGTTCTACACACAGGCCTTTGCAGACGCGGGCCTTGGCGCGAACGACATCTCGTCCCTCGACGACTTGGGCAAGCTGCCGTTCACGCGCAAGACCGACCTGCGGGACAACTACCCGTTCGGCCTGCTCGCCGTACCGCTCAGCGAGGTCAAGGAGCTGCACGCCTCGTCGGGCACGACGGGTAATCCGACGGTGGTGGCGTACACGAAGAATGACATCGCGCTCTGGTCCGACGTGATGGCGCGCGCGCTGGCCTGCGCCGGCGCGACACCCGGCGACGTGGTGCAGAACGCGTACGGCTACGGGCTGTTCACCGGCGGGCTCGGCATCCACTACGGCGCGCTCGAGCTCGGCGCGACGGTGGTGCCGATGTCGTCGGGCGGCACGAAGCGGCAGATCAAGCTCATGCACGACTTCGGGGCCGCGGTGCTCACGTGCACACCGTCGTATGCGCTCTTCATGGCCGAAGAAGCGGCCGATATGGGCGTGGATACGCGCCGCTCGCCGCTGCGCATCGGTGTCCACGGGGCCGAGCCGTGGACTGACGGCATGCGGCGCGAGATCGAACAGGCGTGGGACATCAAGGCGATGGACATCTACGGCCTGTCCGAGATTATCGGGCCCGGCGTGGCGCAGGAGTGCCAGGCCCAGGACGGGCTCCACGTCTTCGCGGACGTGTTCCTGCCCGAGGTGATTGACCCCGCGACCGGCGCGCCGCTGCCCGACGGCGAGCAGGGCGAACTCGTCATCACGACGCTGACCAAGGAGGCGCTGCCGTTCATCCGCTACCGCACGGGCGACATCGTCTCGATCACACATGAGCCGTGCGCGGCGTGCGGGCGGACAAGCCCGCGCATGAGCAAGGTGCGCGGCCGCACCGACGACATGCTCATCATCCGCGGGATCAACGTCTTCCCCTCGCAGATCGAGTCGGTGCTCCTCGAGGTCGAGGGCGCCAAGCCCCACTACCAGCTCATCGTGGACCGCAAGGGGTCGCTCGACCAGCTCGAGGTGCAGGTCGAGATCGACGAGACGGTGTTCTCCGACGAGATCAAGGTGCTCGAGAACCTCGAGCGGCGTATCAGGCGCGAGATCGAGAGCGTCCTCGGGCTGACGGTCAGCGTGCGCCTCGTCGAGCCGCGCACGATCGAACGCTCGATGGGCAAGGCGAAACGCGTCGTTGACAAGCGGCAACTCGAACGATAGGAGACGGCCATGCGAGTCAGGCAACTTTCGGTGTTCCTCGAGAACAAGAGCGGACGGCTGGCCGAAGTCCTCAACGTGCTCGCCGAGGCGGGCATCAACCTGCGGGCCCTCGCACTGGCCGACACGCGCGACTTCGGCGTGCTGCGCGTCATCGTTGACGACGTGGACAAGGCGCATGCGCTGCTCAAGGAGCACGGCGTCACGGCGAACGAGACCGACGTGCTCGCCATCGAAGTGCCGGACCAGCCGGGCGGCTTGGCGGGCATCCTCGAGCTGCTCGGCCGGCAGAACGTGAGCGTCGAGTACATGTACGCCTTCGTCGCCAAGAGCGGCTCGAAGGCGATCATGGTGTTCCGGTTCGACAACCTCGACCAGGCGGCGGGCGCTCTGCAGCGCGGCGGCGTGCGGATTCTCACGGGCAAGGAACTCTATTCGCTCTAGGCGGATCCCAGGATGAAGGACAGGACAATGCGCATCACACAGCTAGCCGTGTTCGTCGAGGACAAACCGGGCCGGATCGCGCATGTGGCCGGCGAGCTCGCGGCGGCGAACGTCAACATACTCGGCTTCGACCTCGCCGACACGGCCGAGGGCTACGGCGTGCTCCGCTTGATCACGAACAACCCGGAACGCGCACTCGAGACGCTGGGCAGCCACAACTACTCGGTGACGACCATGAAGGTCATCTGCGCCAAGGTGCCGACGGAGCCCGGCGGGCTGGCGCGCACGCTCGGCTGGCTGGCCGAACACCAGATCGGCATCGAGTACCTCTACGTCATTCTCAACTCGTGGGTCATCCTCGGCGTGCGCGACGTCGACGCGGCGATCGAGGACCTGACCAAACGCGGCGTCGAGCTCGTCACCAACAATGACCTCCGCAGCCTTTGAGGAACCACCCATGTTCTGGCAACAGGAAGTCGAAACGCTCGGACGCGACGAGCTGAACGCGCTTCAGATCGAGCGCCTGCGCGCGAGCGTCGAGCGCGCCGCGCAGTCGCCGTTCTACCAGCACCGGCTCGCCAAGGCGGGCGTGAGCGCCGCCGACATCAAGTCGCTCGACGACCTGCGGCGCATCCCGTTCACCACGAAACAGGACCTGCGCGACAGCTACCCGCGTGGCATGCTTGCCGTGCCGCAGGAGCAGGTCGTGCGCCTGCACGGCTCGTCGGGCACGACGGGACAGTCAACCGTCATCTTCCATACAAAGCGCGATCTCGACACCTGGACCGATCTGGTCGCGCGCGGCCTCGTCATGGCGGGCGGCGGACCGGCCGACGTGTTCCAGAACATGATGAGCTACGGGCTGTTCACGGGCGGCTTGGGCCTCCACTACGGCGCCGAGCGGATCGGCATGCTCGTGATCCCGGCCGGCAGCGGCAACACGCGGCGGCAGATCGCGCTCATGAAGGATTTCGGCACGACAATCGCACACATCACGCCCAGCTACGCGCTGCACGTGAGCTCGGCATTGGCCGTCCAGGACACCGATGCGCGCGGACTCAAGCTCCGCGTCGGCATCTTCGGCGCCGAGCCCTATTCCGAGGAGACGCGCCAGAAGCTCGAACGCCTGCTCCACGTTGACGCCTACAACTGCTACGGGCTCTCGGAGATGAACGGGCCGGCGGTCGCCTTCGAGTGCGGCCGGAAGAACGGCCTCCACGTGTGGGAGGACAGCTTCATCGTCGAGGTCATCGACCCCGACACGGCCGAGCCGGTCGAGGAGGGCGCCGAGGGCGAGCTCGTGTTTACGACGATCAACCGCGAGGCGATGCCCATCCTCCGTTACCGCACCCGCGACCGTTCGGCGATCGTCACCGGCGACTGCGCCTGCGGGCGGCGCCACCGCCGGATCCGCTCGATCCTGGGCCGGACCGACGACATGCTTATCATCGGCGGCGTGAACGTGTTCCCGAGCCAGGTCGAGGCGGTGCTCATGCGCCTTCCCGAGGTGGGCACAAACTACCAGATCGTGCTCGACCGCGTCGGCGAGCTGGATAAGGCGACCGTGCGCGTCGAGCTGAGCTCGAAGAGCTTCCACGGCGACATCAAGGAGCTCCGCGCGATCAGCGGGCGCGTCACGCACGAACTGCGCGACGAGCTCGTGATCAGCCCGGTCGTTGAACTGCTCGAGCCGGGCACGCTCGAGCCTTCGATGGGCAAGGCGGTGCGCGTCATCGACAATCGCCAGCAGCGCTGAGCTTCAGCGTGAGGTTTGGACACCACAAGAACCCGCCTGTACTTCAGGCAGCAGAAGAGGAACAACACTCATGACACTCCGCGTCGGTCTCATCGGGTGCGGCGGCATGGCCGGCGCCCACCTCACCGGCTGGCTCCCCGAGCAGGAGAAGGGCCGGGTCACGATCACGGCGATCAGCGACGTTGACGACAAGGCGATCGCGCGCGTCCAGAAACAGGTCCCCGAGGCGAAGGCCTACAAGGATTTCCTCGCCCTGATCCGCGAGGCGCCCGTTGACGCGGTGGACATCATGCTGCCGCACGACCTGCACCTTGCGGCGATCCTTGCCGCCGCCGGGAGCGGCAAGCACTGGCTGTGCGAGAAACCGCTCTGCATGACGCTCGACGAGGCGAAGCAGATCGAGTCGGCCATGGCCAAGACGAAAGGCCTCGTCGGCATGAGCGCCCACAACCAGCTCCACATGGCAAGCGTCCAGGAAGCGCGGCGCCTCATCGAGCAGGGCGCCCTTGGCCGCGTCTACCTCGTCAACACGAACGATTCCTTCCTGATGAGCGACCTCGAGCCCGGCGCGCTCATCGGCTCGAAAGGCCACATGCCCATTCAGCCCGGCACGTGGCGCAACGACCCGAAACAGATGGGCGGCGGCGAGCTCATCGACAC
It contains:
- a CDS encoding indolepyruvate oxidoreductase subunit beta, with translation MAKRPARNGTTSVFFAGIGGQGVLLASEIVAQVAGRAGLDVKKSEVHGMSQRGGSVVTIVRFGRKVHSPLVRQGAADVLVAFEPTEGRRHAAMLARDGARVDSSGALDVGLPDPRTANMFILGKLAARLPFARQRWLDAIAERVPPRTIEPNSRAFTLGWEYREGK
- a CDS encoding phenylacetate--CoA ligase — protein: MFWQQEVETLGRDELNALQIERLRASVERAAQSPFYQHRLAKAGVSAADIKSLDDLRRIPFTTKQDLRDSYPRGMLAVPQEQVVRLHGSSGTTGQSTVIFHTKRDLDTWTDLVARGLVMAGGGPADVFQNMMSYGLFTGGLGLHYGAERIGMLVIPAGSGNTRRQIALMKDFGTTIAHITPSYALHVSSALAVQDTDARGLKLRVGIFGAEPYSEETRQKLERLLHVDAYNCYGLSEMNGPAVAFECGRKNGLHVWEDSFIVEVIDPDTAEPVEEGAEGELVFTTINREAMPILRYRTRDRSAIVTGDCACGRRHRRIRSILGRTDDMLIIGGVNVFPSQVEAVLMRLPEVGTNYQIVLDRVGELDKATVRVELSSKSFHGDIKELRAISGRVTHELRDELVISPVVELLEPGTLEPSMGKAVRVIDNRQQR
- a CDS encoding ACT domain-containing protein, with translation MRITQLAVFVEDKPGRIAHVAGELAAANVNILGFDLADTAEGYGVLRLITNNPERALETLGSHNYSVTTMKVICAKVPTEPGGLARTLGWLAEHQIGIEYLYVILNSWVILGVRDVDAAIEDLTKRGVELVTNNDLRSL
- a CDS encoding phenylacetate--CoA ligase, with protein sequence MIWRKDVECLPVEKLQALQLERLRALVARAIEHVPFYTQAFADAGLGANDISSLDDLGKLPFTRKTDLRDNYPFGLLAVPLSEVKELHASSGTTGNPTVVAYTKNDIALWSDVMARALACAGATPGDVVQNAYGYGLFTGGLGIHYGALELGATVVPMSSGGTKRQIKLMHDFGAAVLTCTPSYALFMAEEAADMGVDTRRSPLRIGVHGAEPWTDGMRREIEQAWDIKAMDIYGLSEIIGPGVAQECQAQDGLHVFADVFLPEVIDPATGAPLPDGEQGELVITTLTKEALPFIRYRTGDIVSITHEPCAACGRTSPRMSKVRGRTDDMLIIRGINVFPSQIESVLLEVEGAKPHYQLIVDRKGSLDQLEVQVEIDETVFSDEIKVLENLERRIRREIESVLGLTVSVRLVEPRTIERSMGKAKRVVDKRQLER
- a CDS encoding ACT domain-containing protein, translating into MRVRQLSVFLENKSGRLAEVLNVLAEAGINLRALALADTRDFGVLRVIVDDVDKAHALLKEHGVTANETDVLAIEVPDQPGGLAGILELLGRQNVSVEYMYAFVAKSGSKAIMVFRFDNLDQAAGALQRGGVRILTGKELYSL
- a CDS encoding Gfo/Idh/MocA family oxidoreductase produces the protein MTLRVGLIGCGGMAGAHLTGWLPEQEKGRVTITAISDVDDKAIARVQKQVPEAKAYKDFLALIREAPVDAVDIMLPHDLHLAAILAAAGSGKHWLCEKPLCMTLDEAKQIESAMAKTKGLVGMSAHNQLHMASVQEARRLIEQGALGRVYLVNTNDSFLMSDLEPGALIGSKGHMPIQPGTWRNDPKQMGGGELIDTGYHPSYLITFLAGAEPVHVEAVTGKYRHDHFHSEDTATVLIRYANGVTGLVRTSWGIEQPVGQYPFHVVGERGELYGNWRSLFFKPTRFTEPARWDFEQRGSFQSEVEHFVACVLDGATCISPYQQGITVLKLILAAYESAKRKQ